The Argopecten irradians isolate NY chromosome 6, Ai_NY, whole genome shotgun sequence genome has a window encoding:
- the LOC138325385 gene encoding uncharacterized protein isoform X1, which translates to MDCGYGSKDQVSGFLDNLVDQSISDLIEEDDQNPQPEFGNRKQNINQEFPKTKSLPSLEKNLDNQKHQIPKTVSQSGINRRPSDRTDLRRNILQRQYKQAVVDQRANKAPGTKEEPDKPRKATAADLRLDPSSSSEQKSCQFAASIKETTDPSSSGQKEEDTEKDLDQNIDDFVNLSLSSITKEDIMDDDVDHFVGNSLMRIVGDDTTMVLMEDNENEMHQDVRSEDQKLGTIDIVGEAKKEMVQFHTDNDGQSATTASVSEKKVNDIKAKDSGEQESSVV; encoded by the coding sequence ATGGATTGCGGTTATGGTTCAAAAGACCAAGTTTCTGGTTTCCTGGATAATCTAGTGGACCAATCGATAAGCGACCTTATTGAGGAAGATGATCAAAATCCTCAGCCAGAGTTTGGAAACaggaaacaaaacataaatcaaGAGTTTCCAAAAACTAAATCTCTACCCTCATTAGAGAAAAACCTAGACAATCAAAAACATCAGATACCAAAGACAGTCTCGCAGTCTGGCATAAACAGAAGGCCATCAGACAGAACAGATCTACGAAGAAACATTCTACAAAGACAGTACAAACAGGCTGTTGTCGACCAACGTGCCAACAAAGCACCAGGGACAAAGGAGGAACCAGACAAACCTAGGAAGGCAACTGCAGCAGACCTCCGATTAGATCCTTCATCTTCCTCAGAACAAAAATCTTGTCAATTTGCTGCAAGTATTAAAGAAACCACAGATCCATCATCAAGTGGACAAAAAGAAGAAGACACAGAGAAAGACCTGGATCAGAATATTGACGACTTCGTTAATCTATCACTTTCCTCTATAACAAAGGAGGACATAATGGACGATGATGTCGATCACTTTGTTGGTAACTCTTTGATGAGGATTGTAGGTGATGATACAACAATGGTTTTGATGGAAGACAATGAAAACGAAATGCATCAAGATGTCAGAAGTGAGGACCAGAAGTTAGGGACCATTGACATTGTCGGAGAAGCTAAAAAAGAAATGGTACAATTCCACACAGACAACGATGGACAATCAGCAACAACTGCCAGTGTTAGTGAGAAGAAGGTTAATGATATCAAGGCTAAGGATTCAGGTGAGCAAGAGTCTTCAGTCGTATAA
- the LOC138325383 gene encoding LOW QUALITY PROTEIN: thiopurine S-methyltransferase-like (The sequence of the model RefSeq protein was modified relative to this genomic sequence to represent the inferred CDS: substituted 1 base at 1 genomic stop codon), which produces MNCTRLGASVLRSLSAKAFSRHTLTPFIIPDVLNTCTKRLLITQQNMSSEPEDSSVSAAKKPKFNDVDLDGWQKRWSERKIGFHQEEAHVFLEKYVDRILNKKEKASVFMPLCGKSVDIKWLSDRGHCVVGVECSSMALEEFFQEQNVEYSIEPAEQVNGSIYKSKDGKIKIYCCDFFAFSKDNEGQFDSIWDRAAMVAINRSDRKKXVTIGKVLIQHILTLWSDHRPHSGPPHNFPEDKVRDLYEDTCSVETVETLDGLKERHKDWGLTSMDEKFYLIMKK; this is translated from the exons ATGAACTGTACTAGGCTTGGTGCCAGTGTTTTAAGGAGTTTATCAGCTAAAGCCTTCTCAAGACACACACTTACTCCATTTATCATACCAGATGTTCTGAATACTTGTACCAAAAGACTTCTTATAACCCAACAG AACATGTCAAGTGAACCAGAAGATTCCTCAGTGTCTGCAGCTAAAAAACCAAAGTTCAATGATGTTGATTTAGATGGTTGGCAAAAACGATGGTCTGAGCGAAAAATTGGATTCCATCAGGAAGAAGCACACGT TTTCCTGGAGAAATATGTTGACAGAATACTGAATAAGAAGGAAAAAGCCAGTGTATTCATGCCGCTATGTGGTAAATCTGTGGATATTAAATG GCTATCTGACCGAGGACACTGTGTGGTTGGAGTGGAGTGTTCCTCTATGGCCCTGGAGGAGTTCTTCCAGGAGCAGAATGTCGAGTATTCAATAGAACCTGCTGAGCAAGTGAATGGTTCCATTTATAAG agCAAGGATGGAAAAATAAAGATTTACTGCTGTGATTTCTTCGCGTTCAGCAA AGATAATGAGGGACAGTTTGATTCAATATGGGACAGAGCAGCCATGGTTGCCATCAATCGAAGTGACCGAaagaagtaagtaaccattggCAAAGTCCTTATACAGCACATACTCACACTCTGGTCTGACCATCGTCCGCACTC gg GACCTCCACACAATTTCCCAGAAGATAAGGTCCGggatctatatg AAGATACCTGCAGTGTTGAAACAGTGGAAACCCTTGACGGTTTAAAGGAGAGACACAAAGACTGGGGACTGACCTCAATGGATGAAAAATTCTATCTTatcatgaaaaaatag